A part of Streptomyces sp. NBC_01235 genomic DNA contains:
- the nuoK gene encoding NADH-quinone oxidoreductase subunit NuoK has protein sequence MNPVNYLYLAALLFTIGATGVLIRRNAIVVFMCIELMLNACNLAFVAFSRMHGNLDGQIIAFFTMVVAAAEVVVGLAIIVSLFRSRHSASVDDASLMKL, from the coding sequence GTGAACCCCGTCAACTACCTCTACCTCGCCGCCCTGTTGTTCACGATCGGTGCGACGGGCGTGCTGATCAGGCGCAACGCGATCGTCGTGTTCATGTGCATCGAGCTCATGCTCAACGCCTGCAACCTCGCGTTCGTCGCCTTCTCCCGGATGCACGGCAATCTCGACGGCCAGATCATCGCCTTCTTCACGATGGTCGTCGCCGCCGCGGAGGTCGTGGTGGGACTCGCGATCATCGTGTCGCTGTTCCGTTCCCGCCACTCGGCCTCGGTCGACGACGCCAGCCTGATGAAGCTGTAA